One genomic segment of Pyrococcus kukulkanii includes these proteins:
- a CDS encoding RNase J family beta-CASP ribonuclease, translating to MIKIYTLGGYEEVGKNMTAVEYDGEVVIVDMGIRLDRVLIHEDVEFQKMSSKELRKLGAIPDDRPIRDKKVVAIALSHGHLDHIGAIGKLAPHYPDVPIYGTPYTIRLAKSEIKGEEYFEVTNPLYETNYGEIVQVSENLAIEFVQITHSIPQSSIVVIHTPEGAVVYACDYKFDNNHPYGERPDYKRLKELGKEGVKVLIPESTRVAEETKTPSEAVAKMLLEDFFLYEGMEADGLIATTFASHIARLQELIEIANKMGRQAIFIGRSLAKYTGIAKQLGLIKMKGSRVLRSPNAVSKVLKEVSQARENYLLIVTGHQGEPGAILTRMANGELYDIGKRDTVVFSAGVIPNPLNIAQRYALETKLRMRGVRMIKNLHVSGHASREDHRYLIRMLNPEYIVPAHGEFRMLTHYAELAEEEGYMISKDVFISRNGHVVEIP from the coding sequence ATGATCAAGATATACACGTTGGGAGGATACGAGGAAGTAGGAAAGAACATGACTGCTGTAGAATACGATGGAGAGGTCGTGATTGTTGATATGGGGATAAGGCTTGACAGGGTTTTAATTCACGAGGACGTTGAATTCCAGAAGATGAGCTCCAAGGAGCTCAGGAAACTGGGAGCAATTCCAGACGATAGACCGATAAGAGACAAGAAAGTTGTCGCCATAGCCCTATCCCACGGACACCTCGACCATATAGGGGCAATTGGTAAGCTAGCTCCTCATTATCCCGACGTCCCCATCTATGGAACTCCATATACAATAAGGCTCGCAAAAAGCGAGATAAAGGGGGAGGAATATTTTGAGGTAACCAACCCGCTGTACGAGACGAACTACGGCGAGATAGTTCAGGTAAGCGAGAACCTTGCAATAGAATTTGTGCAGATAACCCACTCAATTCCCCAATCATCGATTGTGGTAATACACACCCCGGAAGGAGCCGTTGTTTACGCTTGCGATTACAAGTTCGACAACAACCATCCCTACGGAGAGAGGCCCGACTATAAGAGACTGAAGGAACTTGGGAAGGAGGGAGTTAAGGTTTTAATTCCTGAATCAACTAGGGTTGCGGAGGAAACTAAAACTCCCAGTGAGGCCGTTGCAAAGATGCTTCTCGAGGACTTTTTCTTGTACGAGGGTATGGAAGCCGATGGACTAATTGCCACAACCTTCGCGAGCCATATAGCAAGGCTTCAGGAGCTCATTGAGATAGCGAACAAGATGGGGAGGCAGGCTATATTCATCGGAAGGTCATTGGCAAAGTACACGGGAATAGCGAAGCAGCTCGGGCTAATAAAGATGAAAGGTTCAAGGGTTCTCAGAAGTCCTAATGCTGTCAGCAAGGTTCTAAAGGAGGTTTCTCAGGCCAGAGAGAACTATCTTCTCATAGTTACTGGGCATCAAGGAGAACCTGGGGCAATCCTAACTAGAATGGCCAACGGAGAGCTCTACGACATAGGAAAGAGGGATACTGTTGTTTTCTCAGCTGGAGTGATTCCTAATCCCTTAAACATAGCTCAGAGGTACGCCTTAGAGACCAAGTTAAGGATGAGGGGCGTTAGGATGATAAAGAACCTCCACGTTTCAGGCCATGCAAGCAGGGAGGATCACCGTTACCTCATCAGGATGCTCAACCCCGAGTACATAGTTCCAGCCCATGGAGAGTTTAGGATGCTCACTCACTACGCTGAGCTTGCCGAGGAAGAGGGGTACATGATCAGCAAGGATGTGTTTATCTCAAGGAACGGGCATGTTGTTGAGATTCCCTAG
- a CDS encoding TldD/PmbA family protein: MFDVNELILKKAKELGFGDVVVLSYEMNRRQVRFANNEVTVAKHWHERKVELFVEWEKRIAGTSIIDLSEENIEKTLKTLKANLEKMKPKEDYYGIAEGPFKYKDIPETFDKAIVELDDPSEYIERAINAALEEGAKRVAGVLYTDHNKLYLTTSNGVEASDEGTGIEISVRAFIGDLESGHGTNSVRVLKKFDPESAGRKAGEIAKLARDPEQGPEGRFDVIFDPLAFANLLSYMGWAFSAFAVEAGFSYFANKLDQKVASEIVTIKDVGNLPNGYATRKFDDEGVPTRETTLIENGVLKTYLFNTSLAKKYKRETTANAGLITPRAWNIVLEPGDYTKDELFQEVKRGIYITNVWYTRFQNYMTGDFSTIPRDGIFLVENGELKPIRNIRVSDNMLRILQNVVALTKDSYHIHWWEVSRPVTTPYVLVKEVGITRATK; the protein is encoded by the coding sequence ATGTTTGATGTTAACGAGCTTATCCTTAAGAAGGCCAAGGAGCTGGGCTTTGGGGATGTTGTAGTTTTAAGCTATGAGATGAACAGGAGGCAGGTTAGGTTCGCAAACAATGAGGTCACCGTTGCAAAGCACTGGCACGAGAGGAAGGTTGAGCTCTTTGTTGAGTGGGAGAAGAGGATCGCAGGGACAAGCATCATCGACTTGAGCGAGGAGAACATAGAGAAGACCCTCAAGACGCTGAAGGCCAACCTCGAGAAGATGAAGCCGAAGGAGGACTACTACGGGATTGCCGAGGGACCCTTCAAATACAAAGACATCCCCGAGACATTCGATAAGGCGATAGTCGAGCTTGACGATCCCAGCGAGTACATTGAGAGGGCTATAAATGCAGCACTTGAGGAAGGTGCTAAAAGGGTTGCTGGGGTTCTCTATACAGACCACAACAAGCTTTACCTAACGACGAGCAACGGCGTTGAAGCCTCTGATGAGGGAACTGGAATCGAGATAAGCGTTAGGGCTTTCATTGGGGATCTCGAAAGCGGACACGGAACTAACTCCGTCAGGGTCCTCAAGAAGTTTGATCCAGAGTCCGCAGGGAGAAAGGCTGGAGAGATAGCCAAGCTGGCAAGGGACCCTGAGCAGGGGCCCGAGGGAAGGTTTGACGTAATATTTGACCCATTGGCCTTCGCTAATCTACTCAGCTACATGGGCTGGGCGTTTTCTGCTTTCGCCGTTGAAGCGGGCTTTAGCTACTTCGCCAACAAGCTCGACCAGAAAGTTGCAAGTGAAATAGTAACGATAAAGGACGTTGGTAATTTGCCTAACGGTTACGCAACTAGGAAGTTCGATGATGAGGGAGTCCCAACTAGGGAGACTACCCTCATAGAGAACGGCGTCCTAAAGACGTACCTATTCAACACGAGCTTGGCAAAGAAGTACAAGAGGGAAACCACCGCGAACGCTGGTTTAATTACCCCAAGGGCATGGAACATAGTCCTCGAGCCTGGAGATTACACTAAGGATGAGCTCTTCCAGGAAGTGAAGAGGGGAATTTACATAACGAACGTCTGGTACACGAGGTTCCAGAACTACATGACCGGCGACTTCTCAACTATACCCAGGGATGGAATATTCCTGGTGGAGAACGGCGAATTAAAGCCGATAAGGAACATAAGGGTAAGCGACAACATGCTTAGGATTCTTCAGAATGTAGTGGCCCTAACGAAGGATTCATATCACATCCACTGGTGGGAAGTTTCAAGGCCAGTAACTACCCCGTACGTCCTCGTGAAGGAAGTGGGGATAACCAGGGCCACTAAGTGA
- a CDS encoding TldD/PmbA family protein yields MHDLVEFAVERALDLGAEYAEARFEEKQGTSIAMKNGVPEGLSLLSDRGIGIRVLVNGGMGFASTNVLTKESVAEAVERAVKLAKSASKLRKEPIKFSEEHFHQVKYEVKMKKDFRDVSPEEKLELLKKIEEEVTGTGIKVPMRYLAYSDQLWKKVFVNSEGAYVKSKIPRVSVMYNLVVFENGQMEQAPFIERAFSGGLELIEKDEPWERAKREVETLRKLIVEGKRPPEGKVDLIISPEVAGIAVHESVGHPYELDRIMGREAAQAGESFVKPDMLGERIGSEVVTVIDDPTIPNSWGFYLYDDEGVKARPRYLIRNGVITEFLMNREYAYKLGLNSNAAARAINYNREPIVRMANTYLAPGDYSFEELIEDIKLGVYMVSFNEWNIDDRRYQQRYIGREAYLIENGEIKHPVKRPILEITTRGLWSSVDAVGKEVEFYPGTCGKGEPGQGVPVWMGGAHARLRDIPLRRP; encoded by the coding sequence ATGCATGACTTAGTTGAGTTCGCGGTGGAGAGGGCTCTGGATCTGGGAGCAGAGTACGCGGAAGCAAGGTTTGAGGAGAAGCAGGGGACTTCAATTGCAATGAAGAACGGTGTTCCAGAGGGATTAAGCCTGCTCTCAGACAGGGGAATAGGAATTAGAGTCCTCGTTAACGGTGGAATGGGCTTCGCAAGCACGAACGTTCTAACCAAGGAGAGCGTTGCAGAGGCTGTTGAGAGGGCGGTAAAGCTGGCAAAATCTGCCTCAAAGCTCAGGAAAGAGCCAATAAAGTTCAGCGAAGAACACTTCCACCAGGTCAAGTACGAGGTCAAGATGAAGAAAGACTTCCGCGACGTTTCCCCAGAAGAAAAGCTCGAGCTCCTGAAGAAAATTGAGGAAGAAGTCACAGGGACTGGAATAAAGGTTCCGATGAGGTACCTCGCATATTCCGACCAACTCTGGAAGAAGGTCTTCGTCAACAGCGAGGGGGCCTACGTGAAGAGCAAAATCCCAAGGGTTTCCGTAATGTACAACTTGGTTGTCTTCGAGAACGGTCAGATGGAGCAGGCTCCATTCATCGAGAGAGCTTTCTCCGGAGGACTTGAGCTAATTGAGAAGGATGAGCCCTGGGAAAGGGCTAAGAGGGAAGTTGAAACTTTGAGAAAGCTCATAGTTGAGGGGAAGAGACCTCCAGAAGGTAAAGTTGATCTCATTATAAGCCCCGAGGTGGCAGGAATCGCAGTTCACGAGAGCGTGGGACATCCCTATGAGCTCGACAGGATAATGGGAAGGGAGGCCGCTCAGGCGGGAGAGAGCTTTGTCAAGCCTGATATGTTAGGGGAGAGAATCGGGAGCGAAGTTGTTACTGTAATAGATGATCCAACGATTCCAAACAGCTGGGGCTTCTACCTCTACGATGACGAAGGAGTGAAAGCTCGCCCAAGGTACCTCATAAGGAACGGGGTCATTACCGAGTTTCTCATGAACAGGGAGTACGCCTACAAGCTCGGCCTTAATTCAAACGCCGCAGCTAGAGCAATAAACTACAACAGGGAGCCAATTGTGAGAATGGCCAACACCTACCTCGCCCCAGGAGATTACTCATTCGAGGAACTCATCGAGGACATCAAGCTCGGCGTCTACATGGTCTCCTTCAACGAGTGGAACATTGACGACAGAAGGTACCAGCAGAGGTACATAGGTAGGGAGGCATACCTCATCGAGAACGGCGAGATAAAGCACCCTGTGAAGAGGCCGATTCTTGAGATCACGACCAGAGGATTATGGAGTAGCGTTGATGCTGTGGGCAAGGAAGTGGAGTTCTATCCAGGAACCTGTGGGAAGGGAGAACCAGGGCAAGGCGTTCCCGTTTGGATGGGTGGAGCACATGCGAGGCTTAGGGATATCCCACTGAGGAGGCCGTGA
- a CDS encoding MFS transporter, whose translation MDYVRRFYISSLLHLTFYSGFYLIYLQSLSLSKSQIGFLIGLSLILVAIFEIPTGIVADKISKKTSVLLSKILLIPGTLLLYLANSFWHVLFATIFNSLAVAFLTGAETGWLYELLSRDGRRDEYPKTYGRLRAFEMAGSFLGATLGGFIARLLSMRVAILLSVPFILISFLIMLTIPSDTTKSKLPYGYHLIETFRFLRSSRVLALLFAYASLIGLSLASFTSFMQLYFYEFMPSILGVSWLSGLYTLINGISWYVDVGENRRKVLYVYSPILIPGLTLLAGLSSWFGFLTLVLGSLLFAQAFKEWQRAFQGAIPDDKRATLGSFYSLFASLINGIYISILGTIFGKIGIRAGLVVVSLMFLGAGLVVRKHIPME comes from the coding sequence ATGGATTACGTCAGGCGTTTCTACATTTCCAGCCTACTTCACTTAACGTTTTATTCTGGCTTTTACCTTATCTACCTCCAGTCGCTTTCACTATCAAAGTCCCAGATTGGGTTTTTGATAGGGCTCTCGTTGATTCTCGTTGCCATTTTCGAGATTCCAACTGGAATTGTTGCAGACAAGATATCAAAGAAGACCAGCGTTCTCCTGTCAAAGATCCTTCTGATCCCAGGAACGTTACTCCTCTACTTGGCTAACTCATTTTGGCATGTTCTTTTTGCAACTATATTCAACTCCCTCGCAGTAGCATTTCTTACTGGAGCAGAGACTGGTTGGCTCTATGAACTCCTTTCCCGAGATGGGAGGAGAGACGAGTATCCAAAGACTTATGGCAGGCTTAGAGCATTCGAAATGGCAGGTAGCTTCCTGGGTGCTACCCTGGGAGGCTTCATTGCAAGGCTCTTAAGCATGAGGGTAGCAATCCTACTGAGCGTCCCCTTCATCTTAATATCTTTTTTGATAATGCTCACGATCCCATCTGATACCACGAAGAGTAAGCTTCCCTACGGTTATCACCTAATAGAGACTTTTAGATTCCTGAGAAGCTCACGCGTGTTAGCACTCCTCTTCGCATATGCGAGCTTAATAGGGCTATCGCTGGCAAGCTTTACCTCCTTCATGCAACTCTACTTCTATGAATTTATGCCTTCAATACTTGGAGTATCGTGGCTTTCCGGCCTTTACACGCTAATCAACGGAATTTCGTGGTACGTTGACGTTGGTGAAAATCGTAGGAAGGTTTTGTACGTATACTCCCCAATTTTAATTCCGGGTTTAACGTTATTAGCTGGACTAAGCTCTTGGTTCGGCTTTTTGACCTTGGTGTTGGGAAGTTTACTATTTGCCCAAGCATTTAAGGAATGGCAGAGGGCATTCCAAGGAGCAATCCCTGATGATAAGAGGGCAACCTTAGGCTCATTTTACTCATTATTCGCGTCTTTGATCAACGGAATCTATATCTCCATCTTGGGAACAATATTTGGAAAAATTGGAATAAGAGCAGGGCTCGTGGTAGTTTCACTGATGTTCCTAGGGGCTGGGCTCGTGGTTCGTAAGCACATCCCTATGGAATAA
- a CDS encoding MFS transporter, which translates to MRLGRDFWLFAIGRFISQVGWAVQEVALPLYVLDITHSAKIMTLFVLADLIPSLLTMPIAGVIGDRYNRKALMVSLDLARGVLLFGVVAFNFLGIKELLTVQVVLAVMSSFFSAGTSAMYPDLVDQEDLERANSIVMSAGIIARLIGPALGGFIYALGGIKLAILVNAVSFFGSGLFEMFIRYEWKSRKIENLSEIIKDLVEGIKFIRSSRYLVVLVTFALAMNAFGNPFGAIIWPYSLREVLKLSSQQFGIVESSFMLGALLGNVLIAAVLGRKTGRHIFKLMLVNGALMLPFIWIISPYSNVPRDVVFYVLIGMGIAMGMSNAMINVPINSNLQRAVPTEFRGRVFSALGVLANLTVPIGLVVVGPLIDHLGAWKVSALLWVGMGVVVLYYWLFHRDVLTNHEPSP; encoded by the coding sequence ATGAGGCTCGGGAGGGACTTTTGGCTCTTCGCAATTGGCAGGTTCATATCCCAAGTAGGATGGGCCGTTCAAGAAGTGGCCTTGCCCCTGTACGTTTTAGATATAACGCACAGCGCTAAAATCATGACTCTCTTCGTGTTGGCCGACTTAATCCCCTCGTTATTGACAATGCCCATTGCCGGCGTCATTGGAGATAGGTACAATAGGAAGGCCTTAATGGTGAGCTTGGACTTGGCGAGAGGAGTTCTATTATTTGGTGTTGTCGCCTTCAACTTCCTGGGGATAAAGGAACTGTTGACAGTTCAAGTAGTTCTGGCTGTAATGAGCTCATTCTTCTCCGCAGGAACGTCCGCGATGTACCCGGATTTGGTTGACCAAGAGGATCTTGAGAGGGCGAACTCCATAGTCATGTCCGCTGGAATAATAGCAAGGCTCATTGGCCCGGCCTTGGGTGGTTTTATCTACGCGCTTGGAGGGATAAAACTGGCAATTCTGGTCAATGCTGTGAGTTTCTTTGGTTCAGGTCTGTTTGAGATGTTCATAAGATATGAATGGAAAAGCAGAAAGATTGAGAATCTCTCGGAAATTATTAAAGATCTCGTGGAGGGAATAAAATTCATAAGGAGTAGCAGGTATCTCGTAGTTTTGGTTACTTTTGCCTTGGCTATGAACGCCTTCGGTAATCCATTTGGAGCCATCATATGGCCGTACTCCCTTAGGGAAGTCTTGAAGCTCTCAAGTCAACAGTTTGGAATCGTTGAGAGCTCTTTCATGCTCGGTGCTTTACTTGGAAACGTGCTAATTGCTGCCGTCCTTGGTAGGAAGACTGGGAGGCATATATTCAAACTGATGTTGGTAAATGGGGCCCTTATGCTTCCATTCATCTGGATAATTTCTCCCTACTCCAATGTCCCCAGGGACGTTGTGTTTTACGTTCTAATAGGGATGGGCATAGCCATGGGAATGTCGAATGCCATGATAAACGTCCCCATAAACTCCAATCTGCAGAGGGCCGTTCCTACTGAGTTCAGGGGGAGGGTTTTCTCTGCTTTAGGAGTTCTGGCCAATCTAACGGTTCCCATAGGCTTAGTTGTCGTTGGTCCGCTGATCGATCACTTAGGGGCATGGAAGGTCTCGGCATTGCTCTGGGTAGGAATGGGAGTGGTTGTGCTGTACTACTGGTTATTCCATAGGGATGTGCTTACGAACCACGAGCCCAGCCCCTAG
- a CDS encoding MFS transporter has translation MLDLGRNFWLYAVGRWISQAGWIIQDVAVPLYVLDKTGSGAMMSLFIMAELVPRLLVNPIAGVIGDRYDRKKLMYGLDIARGILLFAVIALNFLEIHQLLIVQIVMSILGAFFSAGIVGMFPDLVEKNQLARAKSILNSGSQVLRIVGPIVGGLIYALGGIKLAILVNAISFFGSGLFEMMIEYRREVRGISSLHEVWHEIVEGFRFMTKSRALMVLVSFGILLNTLLNPVFVVVLPYLARIELGLSSVQFGSVETVATLGALAGNMLIALKLGERSEGVMFKALFIQLACLMSLAFITRSMLGELAYPALLVTICLIGLFNTLVNVPLFTKLQKAVPDNVRSRFFSALETIMMATTPLGMAIVGPILDRLGVTTVVLILTIPSFAILLYYYTNFRAEILSIGEGFS, from the coding sequence ATGCTAGACCTCGGAAGGAACTTCTGGCTGTACGCGGTGGGGAGATGGATCTCCCAGGCGGGATGGATAATTCAGGATGTCGCCGTCCCATTGTACGTCCTCGACAAGACGGGTAGCGGGGCGATGATGAGCCTCTTCATAATGGCAGAACTAGTTCCGAGGCTCCTCGTTAACCCAATAGCAGGAGTAATTGGGGATAGGTACGATAGAAAGAAGCTCATGTACGGGCTTGATATAGCTAGAGGGATTCTCCTCTTTGCAGTTATAGCCCTCAACTTCCTTGAGATACATCAGCTGTTGATAGTCCAGATAGTCATGAGCATTCTAGGGGCTTTTTTCTCGGCGGGAATAGTGGGCATGTTCCCAGATCTAGTTGAAAAGAATCAGCTTGCGAGGGCCAAGTCCATACTGAACAGCGGGAGCCAAGTGCTCAGGATAGTAGGCCCAATCGTGGGTGGCTTAATATATGCCCTTGGAGGAATTAAGCTGGCAATTCTGGTTAATGCTATAAGCTTCTTTGGTTCGGGTTTGTTTGAAATGATGATAGAATACCGCAGGGAAGTACGGGGAATTTCAAGTCTCCATGAGGTATGGCACGAGATAGTCGAGGGATTTAGATTCATGACAAAATCGAGGGCCCTAATGGTGCTGGTTAGCTTTGGAATACTACTCAACACCCTCCTGAACCCGGTATTTGTCGTGGTACTCCCATATCTCGCTAGGATAGAGCTCGGTCTGTCATCGGTTCAGTTTGGGAGCGTTGAGACGGTGGCTACACTGGGGGCTTTAGCGGGGAACATGCTCATAGCATTAAAGCTTGGGGAGAGGTCAGAGGGTGTTATGTTTAAGGCGCTTTTCATCCAGCTTGCCTGTTTAATGAGCCTGGCATTCATCACGCGGTCTATGCTTGGAGAGCTTGCTTATCCCGCCCTGCTCGTGACGATCTGCTTGATAGGACTATTCAACACGCTCGTTAACGTTCCCCTATTCACGAAGCTTCAGAAAGCCGTCCCGGACAACGTGCGCTCCAGGTTCTTCAGCGCACTTGAAACGATAATGATGGCCACAACTCCACTTGGCATGGCGATCGTTGGGCCGATTCTTGACAGGCTGGGGGTCACAACGGTGGTCTTAATTCTCACGATACCAAGCTTTGCAATTCTACTATACTACTACACCAATTTCAGGGCCGAGATACTTAGCATTGGGGAGGGGTTCTCATGA
- a CDS encoding DUF4097 domain-containing protein, whose translation MIFEDVKRVIISGVNGKITVEEHEGDFVEVKYTIEGECDVEVKREGETLIIKEEPRKKKILGIISKDLKGKADITVKVPESVSVTASSVNGTILVEGAKARKVTSVNGSIILKEARVSEVSTVNGRISGSIALAEDLKVSGVNGSISLDIEDMEGDGIVSTVNGSVRIRLSDLCDVTVIASAVNGRIHVDDFEDGEFKLKVSTVNGSVVVERF comes from the coding sequence ATGATATTTGAGGACGTTAAGAGGGTTATCATCTCTGGAGTCAACGGCAAGATAACGGTAGAGGAACATGAAGGGGACTTCGTTGAGGTAAAGTACACAATAGAGGGTGAGTGTGACGTGGAGGTTAAGCGGGAAGGTGAAACGCTAATAATCAAGGAGGAACCCAGGAAGAAGAAAATCCTTGGAATAATAAGTAAGGATCTAAAGGGGAAGGCGGACATAACCGTTAAAGTTCCAGAGAGTGTTTCAGTTACTGCGTCAAGCGTAAACGGGACTATACTCGTAGAGGGAGCGAAGGCTAGAAAAGTAACTTCGGTCAACGGCTCGATAATACTAAAGGAGGCCAGGGTATCGGAAGTTTCTACTGTTAACGGGAGAATTTCCGGAAGCATAGCCTTAGCTGAAGATCTAAAAGTTTCCGGGGTAAACGGCTCAATAAGCCTTGACATAGAGGACATGGAGGGAGATGGAATAGTTTCCACCGTGAACGGGAGCGTTAGGATTAGGCTGAGCGATCTCTGCGATGTTACAGTTATAGCCAGCGCGGTCAATGGCAGGATTCATGTGGATGACTTCGAGGATGGTGAGTTCAAGCTCAAAGTTTCCACCGTGAATGGGAGCGTGGTTGTTGAGAGGTTCTAG
- a CDS encoding metalloregulator ArsR/SmtB family transcription factor: protein MEDLRRQLEELKRRLEVLEERIDPIDEVMLSIKARLKRKLETLPELDEEKAAKTLKALANPDRIRILKMLSERPMGFKEIKEALGVESPTVSHHLKLLLKTRMVRKGEKYEITPDGRLFLRILEILSALEEVEENV, encoded by the coding sequence ATGGAGGATCTGAGGAGGCAACTTGAGGAGTTGAAGAGAAGATTGGAGGTGCTTGAGGAGAGGATAGATCCAATAGATGAAGTTATGCTCTCAATAAAGGCAAGGCTGAAGAGAAAGCTCGAAACACTTCCGGAACTTGACGAGGAGAAAGCAGCAAAGACGTTAAAGGCTCTTGCCAATCCCGATAGAATTAGGATCCTGAAAATGTTATCGGAGAGGCCCATGGGCTTCAAGGAGATTAAGGAAGCCCTAGGTGTTGAGAGCCCAACCGTTTCCCATCACTTGAAGCTCCTCTTGAAAACTAGGATGGTGAGGAAGGGGGAGAAGTACGAGATAACTCCAGACGGTAGGCTATTCCTCAGGATATTGGAGATATTGTCTGCCCTGGAAGAGGTGGAGGAAAATGTTTGA
- the asnB gene encoding asparagine synthase (glutamine-hydrolyzing): MCLIAGGISLSAGDIITMIERGRHRGPDSFGVWSDSFVLKSSNFEDVREVRGGKFVLIQCRLAITGSKSYTQPFYNDIILVHNGEIYNHAYLREFLIERGLSFESDIDSEVILRLLEYLIYDRGLHPKDAVKKAMLMLNGDYAVAFKYEDKIYLFRDPIGIRPLYYSPNGHFASEKKVLWTLGEKAIPVNPGEVMEISNQGIKRWKVFDPLDVKTWGVAYREGLKDLLLNSVRLRSRDELGVLFSGGLDSSLIALLASNFSEKVVLYTAGTEDSKDIEWARKVAEELGLALKEYIFSREEVEAELEKVAFAVEDPNPMNIAIAIPLYFSTKLAREDGIRVLLSGQGADELFGGYAKYLNNPGLMIEDFKTLAERNLARDDKVSMLNGVEVRFPYLDLSFAILALNVPLNEKISEGIRKKILREVAVDMGLPVDVAYREKKAMQYGSNSQKLLEKIAKSRGMGLREFADHLFERMRRGIGSE; the protein is encoded by the coding sequence ATGTGCCTCATAGCAGGTGGGATATCACTGTCGGCAGGGGATATAATTACGATGATAGAGAGAGGTAGGCATAGGGGACCTGATTCTTTCGGAGTTTGGAGCGATAGCTTTGTGTTAAAATCAAGCAATTTTGAGGATGTGAGGGAAGTTAGAGGTGGGAAATTTGTTCTCATACAGTGTAGGTTGGCCATTACTGGATCAAAGAGTTACACTCAGCCTTTCTACAATGATATTATTCTAGTTCATAATGGAGAGATATACAATCACGCTTACCTTAGGGAGTTTCTAATTGAAAGAGGGCTAAGCTTTGAGAGTGACATTGACAGTGAGGTAATACTTAGGCTCCTTGAGTACCTTATATATGATAGAGGGTTGCACCCAAAGGACGCCGTTAAGAAGGCCATGCTAATGCTTAACGGCGATTATGCTGTGGCTTTTAAGTATGAGGATAAAATCTACCTCTTCAGGGATCCAATTGGAATAAGACCCCTCTATTATTCTCCGAACGGTCACTTTGCATCTGAAAAGAAAGTTCTGTGGACCCTTGGAGAGAAAGCAATTCCCGTAAATCCTGGGGAAGTCATGGAGATATCGAATCAAGGAATAAAAAGGTGGAAGGTGTTTGATCCCCTTGATGTTAAAACTTGGGGAGTAGCATACCGTGAGGGTCTCAAGGATCTCCTTCTCAACTCCGTCAGGCTTAGAAGTCGAGATGAACTTGGCGTTCTATTTTCTGGGGGTCTCGATAGTTCGCTAATAGCTCTGCTTGCATCAAACTTCTCGGAGAAGGTTGTGCTTTACACTGCCGGAACCGAGGACAGTAAAGACATTGAATGGGCAAGGAAAGTTGCCGAGGAGCTTGGCCTTGCACTTAAGGAATATATCTTCTCGCGGGAAGAAGTTGAAGCCGAGCTTGAGAAGGTGGCGTTCGCTGTAGAAGATCCCAATCCTATGAACATTGCCATAGCCATCCCTCTATACTTCTCAACTAAATTGGCACGAGAAGATGGGATTAGGGTTCTATTAAGCGGACAAGGGGCGGATGAACTGTTCGGAGGATATGCAAAGTACCTAAATAATCCTGGCCTAATGATTGAAGACTTTAAAACACTTGCCGAAAGGAATTTGGCCAGGGATGATAAGGTTTCGATGCTTAACGGCGTTGAGGTTAGGTTTCCCTACCTTGACCTTTCATTTGCCATCTTGGCACTCAACGTGCCCTTGAACGAGAAGATAAGTGAAGGAATTAGGAAAAAGATTCTGAGGGAGGTAGCCGTGGATATGGGGCTCCCTGTGGATGTAGCCTACAGGGAGAAAAAGGCCATGCAGTATGGGAGTAACTCTCAAAAGTTGCTAGAGAAAATAGCCAAATCAAGGGGGATGGGACTTAGGGAGTTCGCTGACCATCTGTTTGAGCGGATGAGGAGAGGGATTGGCTCTGAGTGA
- a CDS encoding 30S ribosomal protein S8e yields the protein MAIWQGRSLRKPSGGRIVLARKKRKRELGREPANTRVAEQDKRKIIRTYGGNRKVRLMAAAYANVFDKTGKGRKVRIIRVIENPANRQFARRNIITRGAIIETELGKAKVTSRPGQDGVVNAILLEEKTIE from the coding sequence ATGGCGATATGGCAGGGAAGATCACTTAGGAAGCCCTCAGGTGGGAGGATTGTACTTGCGAGGAAGAAGAGGAAGAGGGAACTTGGTAGGGAGCCCGCCAACACAAGGGTTGCTGAGCAGGACAAAAGAAAGATCATAAGAACCTATGGAGGAAATAGGAAGGTTAGATTGATGGCTGCAGCTTACGCGAACGTCTTTGACAAGACCGGTAAGGGTAGGAAGGTTAGGATTATAAGGGTCATTGAGAACCCTGCAAACAGGCAGTTCGCGAGGAGGAACATCATCACCAGGGGAGCAATAATCGAGACCGAGCTAGGAAAGGCCAAGGTTACCTCAAGGCCCGGCCAGGATGGTGTCGTTAACGCTATCCTTCTCGAGGAGAAGACTATTGAGTGA